A single window of Solenopsis invicta isolate M01_SB chromosome 3, UNIL_Sinv_3.0, whole genome shotgun sequence DNA harbors:
- the LOC105204573 gene encoding uncharacterized protein LOC105204573 produces MEYTLEDALATLKEKKAEQEKSIEDIIKWMSNNEVFALKPTSSLEDVRIKQDRLHQSLRKEIQQVEPENYPILRTSDMRMEVMAEMETEICDMQELLNSLQGKLSDIQEDIIYLRNKKDGLDKMREAYLSITETFANKTYEEEHILSKKIFRRVKEDLKTVVNIIFPNNDSFKDFLAALTSAYMKGGDDSYVDVTPNIFNYINFLLEADMVQYHRNDKTKIRMTELL; encoded by the exons ATGGAATACACTTTAGAGGATGCACTCGCGACGTTAAAGGAGAAAAAGGCAGAACAGGAAAAAAGTAttgaagatataataaaatggaTGTCAAACAACGAGGTTTTTGCTCTGAAACCAACCAGTTCGCTGGAAGATGTGAGAATAAAACAGGACAGATTGCATCAGAGCCTGCGAAAGGAAATCCAACAGGTAGAACCTGAAAATTACCCAATTTTGAGAACATCTGACATGCGTATGGAAGTGATGGCCGAGATGGAGACTGAGATTTGTGACATGCAAGAGCTCCTTAACAGTTTGCAAGGAAAACTCTCCGACATCCAGGAAGATATTATATA TTTGAGAAATAAGAAGGATGGACTGGATAAAATGCGAGAAGCTTACCTGAGTATCACAGAGACGTTTGCAAACAAGACATACGAGGAAGAACATATTCTTTCAAAAAAGATATTTCGGAGAGTGAAGGAAGATTTG aaaaccgtggtaaatattatttttccgaATAATGACAGCTTTAAAGACTTCTTAGCG GCCTTAACGTCCGCTTACATGAAGGGAGGAGACGACAGTTATGTGGATGTTACgccaaatatttttaattacataaattttctacTAGAAGCTGATATGGTACAATACCACCGTAACGATAAAACTAAAATCAGAATGAccgaattattataa
- the LOC105204569 gene encoding actin-related protein 8, producing the protein MSAKMPVYQEAEQIQAQTIIVIHPGSMYLRMGRASDLKPVTLLHAVARRRLPNGIKYKDDLLPPTVTLTKELTQAMEESRLQVSHTLQSCLQSDGSRRYATPPQQIAAFNRRSSPEISSPSNLKWTTTDRDIVVGDDILSLDPEEECNFNIHFPYRRGELNIHSGPGGSLTAVMADLKTIWEYVLTEKLDIPLRDLKHYRAVLVIPDIYHRPYLKELTTLLLDEIGFGRCILLQDHVGAMFGAGLGYACIVDVGAQKISVSCVEDAISHKDTRVRMDYGGADVTQTFLWLLQKSAFPYKSCDPTNKLDALLLEQLKIDFCHVDLNICGSQEKTFVVRKPKLQTATYTIQVGDECLIAPLSLFQPELFRITGTHNVHVQKRSLGDPEDPYDENYLRETSRRGMKETLDHSSEMQEEAAAAPAVVGDDDVVVDAVGDPAPSLSNRDLDAPRDFVIPQQLLGLDQAILQSIERCPNDDLKRKMYSCVLVVGSGLKFKGIGMWLRNRISLQTPYMYRPEQLDIITQPKDMDPGMTTWKGAGILSCLESAQELWITRTEWHRWGVRILRERSPFLW; encoded by the exons TATTGTTATTCATCCAGGCTCTATGTACCTTCGTATGGGCCGTGCTTCTGATCTGAAACCTGTTACATTATTACATGCTGTGGCAAGGAGACGTTTACCaaatggaataaaatataaGGATGATCTCTTACCTCCAACTGTGACTTTG ACGAAGGAGTTAACGCAGGCGATGGAAGAATCTCGATTGCAAGTGTCACATACTCTACAATCCTGTTTACAGTCTGATGGTAGTCGACGATACGCCACACCTCCGCAACAGATAGCCGCTTTTAATCGTAGATCCAGCCCAGAAATCTCCTCCCCCAGCAATTTGAAGTGGACAACGACTGATCGAGATATAGTCGTCGGTGACGATATCTTGTCATTAGATCCAGAGGAGGAGTGCAATTTTAATATCCATTTTCCATACAGAAGGGGGGAGCTAAATATACATTCAGGCCCAGGTGGTAGTTTAACTGCTGTTATGGCAGATTTAAAAACCATCTGGGAATATGTGCTGACTGAAAAGCTGGATATACCTCTTAGAGATTTAAAGCACTATCGTGCAGTACTCGTTATACCTGACATTTATCATCGACCATATTTAAAGGAATTAACAACACTTTTGTTGGACGAGATTGGCTTTGGACGCTGCATTCTATTGCAA gaTCATGTAGGTGCGATGTTTGGAGCAGGTTTGGGTTATGCATGTATAGTAGATGTTGGTGCTCAGAAGATATCAGTATCATGTGTGGAGGATGCAATTTCTCACAAAGACACGCGAGTGCGTATGGATTATGGTGGCGCGGATGTCACGCAGACATTTCTCTGGCTTTTACAAAAATCTGCTTTTCCGTACAAATCGTGTGATCCTACCAACAAGTTGGACGCGCTGCTCTTAGAGCAGCTAAAGATAGATTTTTGTCACGTGGATTTAAATATATGCGGCTCGCAGGAGAAAACATTCGTTGTCAGGAAACCAAAGCTGCAAACGGCAACATATACTATTCAG GTTGGTGATGAATGTTTAATAGCACCTTTAAGCTTATTTCAACCCGAGCTATTCAGAATTACCGGAACGCATAATGTTCATGTTCAAAAACGATCATTAGGAGACCCGGAAGATCCTTACGACGAGAACTATTTAAGAGAAACGAGT AGACGTGGTATGAAAGAAACTCTGGATCATTCGTCAGAAATGCAAGAGGAGGCGGCGGCTGCGCCTGCAGTTGTGGGCGATGATGATGTTGTAGTTGATGCCGTTGGTGATCCTGCACCTAGTCTGTCAAATCGTGATTTGGACGCTCCCCGAGATTTTGTGATCCCGCAACAATTGTTGGGTCTCGATCAAGCCATATTGCAGAGCATCGAACGATGTC CTAACGATGATctcaaaagaaaaatgtatagttGCGTGCTGGTCGTAGGATCGGGTTTGAAATTCAAAGGTATCGGCATGTGGCTCCGTAACCGAATATCTCTTCAAACTCCTTACATGTATAGAcctg AACAACTAGATATCATAACACAGCCGAAAGATATGGATCCTGGTATGACGACGTGGAAAGGAGCGGGAATTTTAAGTTGTTTGGAGTCTGCTCAGGAGTTGTGGATCACTCGAACCGAGTGGCATCGCTGGGGCGTTAGAATATTAAGAGAAAGATCTCCTTTCTTatggtaa